The nucleotide sequence GTCGTCCACTGGTCGTACTCAATGGTGGCAATCACATTCGAGGACCGGAACACGAGCGTGATATCGCGGTGGATGCCCGAGTCCTTGGTGATCAGCTCGTCGTTGAGGAAGGCGTCGTCACCGAGGTCGTCCAGCCGGCGCGGGGCGGTGTCGTTCGAGGCGGTGTCACTTTCGTCACTTTCGCCGCTCGCGTCGCTCCCCGCGGAGGGGGTATCGGTGCCTTTGTCCGGCTCGTCGGACTTGTCGGCCTCATCGCTCGTGCCGCCCTTACCGCTCTTGCCGGGCTCGTCGGAGCTCGTGCCGGGGGAGGCGGTGGAACTGCTGTCGCCGCTCGCGCCGCCCTCGCTCTGCGAGCTGGAGGAGGGGGTCGAGGGGGCGGTCGGGGCGTCCGGGATGTCGGCGGCGGCGGCCTTCTTCTCGTAGGTCTCCTGCGCCCGGTCGTCATCGCTGACCGAGGGGTCGTACGAGACGACGCGCTGGAAGTCGATCGTGAGGTAGCGCGTGCCGCTGGTGGTCTCCACCTTCCAGCGGCAGCCGTCCCGCCGGTCTATGTCATACGTCACGGCGGCCTGGCCGTCGTACACCTTGTCGTCCTGCTCGGCGCCCGGCAGCAGGGTCTGGAGGGTCTTACGGCTGACCGCGCCGCATGCCTCGGGCAGGGTGCGGTAACGGCCGGGCTCGGCGGAGACGTTCGCCCCGGAGTCGCCGGAGGCGCCGTCATCCGGGCCGGACGACGAATCGGAGCCGGTGCATCCGCCGAGCCCCGCGGCGGCGAGCACGGTGATGAGCACGGCGGCGGCCGGGGTGACCCGCCGTCCGTACGCCCTTCGCTGCGCTGGCTGCACTGTCGGTGTCCCTTCGAACGACGGAAAACTCCTTGCCGCCCGCGGGCGGCGGCTGGAGACAATGTCTATCGCACGCACTGCCGTGCCTGCCGGTCGCCTGCCGCCTATGGCGCATTGGTCCGGCTTTTGCGTTTTCTGTCTTTTACGGGGGAATGAGTACATCATGTCGTATGTCGAGGTGCCCGGCGCTCAGGTGCCGATCCGGATGTGGACCGACCCCTCGACGGTCGAGGGCGTGGCCATGCAGCAGCTCCGGAATGTCGCCACGCTGCCCTGGATCAAGGGCCTCGCCGTGATGCCGGATGTGCATTACGGGAAGGGTGCCACGGTCGGCTCGGTGATCGCGATGGCGGGCGCGGTGTGCCCGGCGGCCGTCGGCGTGGACATCGGCTGCGGGATGTCGGCGGTCAAGACATCGCTGACCGCCGACGACCTTCCGGGGGATCTCTCGCGGCTGCGGTCCCGGATCGAGCAGATGATCCCGGTGGGGCGCGGAATGCACGACGACCCGGTGGACCCGGGGCGGCTGCACGCGTTTCCGACGGCGGGGTGGGACGACTTCTGGAGCCGGTTCGGGGGAGTGGCCGAGGCGGTCAAGTTCCGTCAGGAGCGCGCCGTCAAGCAGATGGGTTCGCTCGGGTCCGGTAACCACTTCATCGAGTTCTGCCTCGATGACGAGGGTTCGGTCTGGCTGATGCTGCACTCCGGCTCCCGCAACATCGGTAAGGAGCTCGCCGAGTACCACATCGGCCAGGCCCGGAAGCTGCCGCACAACCAGGGTCTGATCGACCGCGACCTGGCCGTCTTCATCGCGGACACCCCGCAGATGGCGGCGTACCGGCACGATCTCTTCTGGGCGCAGGAGTACGCGAAGTACAACCGCGCGATCATGATGGCGCTCTTCCAGGATGTGGTGCGCAAGGAGTTCGGGAAGGCCCGCCCGGTCTTCGAGCCGGTGATCAGCTGCCACCACAACTACGTCGCCGAGGAGCGCTACGAGCACATGGACCTTCTGGTGACCCGTAAGGGCGCCATCCGCGCCGGGAGCGGGGACTACGGGATCATCCCGGGCTCGATGGGCACCGGTTCGTACATCGTGCGCGGTCTGGGGAACGAGGCGTCGTTCAACTCGGCCTCGCACGGAGCGGGCCGGAAGATGAGCCGTAACGCGGCGAAGAAGCGCTTCTCGACCCGGGATCTGGAGGAGCAGACGCGGGGCGTGGAGTGCCGTAAGGACTCCGGCGTCGTGGACGAGATCCCGGGGGCCTACAAGCCGATCGAGAAGGTCATCGACCAACAGCGGGACCTCGTCGAGGTGGTGGCGAGGCTCAAGCAGGTCGTGTGCGTGAAGGGCTGAGGCCAGGGACCCCGGGACCCCGGGGACCGCACAGGATCAACGGCCCCCGGACCGGCGACGGTTCGGGGGCCCCGCCTTGTCCATGGGTGTTCCATGGGTGATGCCCCGCGCTATCGGCTGAGGCCGTCGAAGGCGATGGGCAGATGCCGGGGGCCTCTGAGGACGGCGTTGTGGCGGTAAGGGGGCGGATCCTCGACCAGGCGCGGGTTGTCGAGCCGGCGGACGAGTTCGGCCAGGGCGGCCTGTGCCTCGAGGCGGGCGAGGGGCGAGCCGATGCAGTTGTGGATGCCGCTGCCGAAGCCGAAGTGCTGGTTGTCCGGGCGGTCGGGGATGAAGCGGTCGGGCTCGGGGAAGCGCTGGGGATCCCGGTTCCCGGAGGCCGGGACGAGCCACAGCGAGGCGCCCTGGGGAATGGTGGTACCGGCGATCTCGATGTCGTCGAGCGTGGTGCGCTCGGGCAGCAACTGCACGGGCGGTTCGAAGCGCAGCAGTTCTTCCACGAGCGGGATGACCAGGTCGGGGTCCGCACGCAGCCGCTTGAGGGTGTCGGGGTGGCGCAGCAGGGTGAGCATCCCGTTGGTGATGAGGTTGACGGTGGTCTCGTGGCCGGCGATCAGCAGCAGCGTCAGGTTGCTGAGCATCTCGGGCAGGGACATCGGGCTCTCGTCGGCTCCGCGGTCGGTGGCCAGGGCGGAGATCATGTCCTCCCGGGGTGCGCGGCGGCGCTGGGCGATCAGGCCCGACAGGTATTCGGCGAGCTGGTGCCGGGCCTCCCGGACGGCCCGCACGTGGGCCTGCTGCTCCTCGGGCGTGCCGACGAGCGGCTCGACGGCGGTGGCGACGGTGTCGGCCCAGCCGTGGAAGCGCTGCTCGTCCTCCTGCGGGACGCCGAGCAGGCGGCAGATCACGGTGACGGGGAAGGGGTAGGAGAAGTCGTCGACGAGGTCGATCCGGTCCCGCCCCTCGAAGCGGTCGATGAGTTCGGAGACGATTCCGGAGATCTCGCCGTGCAGGCCGTAGACGCGCCGGGGGGCGTGCGGGGGGCCGTACGTCCGCATGATCAGCCGGCGCAGGCGGTCGTGGTCGGGAGGGTCGAGCCTGATGAAGCTCGGCGGCAGGTCGGGGTCCTCGATCGCGGGGGCGGTCTTCGCCTCGGGGGCGAGATTGCGGACGTCGGAGCTGACCCTGGGGTCATGGAGCAGGCTGTGGATCTCCCAGTAGGTGCTGACCAGGTAGGGGCCCGATTCGTCCCGCACCACGGGGGTCCTGCGGAGTTCGGCATACAGCGGGTAGGGGTCGGCGCGGTTGGCGTAGTCGAGGATCTGGCCCAGGAGTGCGACCGACGTCATGGTGGTTTCCTTCCGGGATTGCCTTCCGGGCCGGCTGTCCTTCCGGGAGCCGGTGCTGCCGGCGTCAGGCCTGGCGTCCGTGTCCGGCGGGGGTGAACGTGACGCGCTGGTCGGTCGGGGAGTAGCCGCTCACGGTGACCTGGGGTCCGTGGGTGGGCACCGAGGGGTCGGGGAATCCGGCCGGCACCGGACGCATGCCTTCGGTCCGCCGGTCGACGGTGGCGAACGGCGGGGGGAAGGGCGCGGCCTGTTCGATCTGCCGCTGGTAGAACTCCAGCCATTTCGCCTGGTCGAAGGTGACGGCGGCGATGACGCGGCCCTGGTAGCCATAGGCCGCGGTGAAGCGGTGTTCGCCCAGCGACCCCTGGCTGACGATGATCTGGTCGGCCATGTTCGGGACCCCGACGGACTTGATGTTGACGCCGAACTGGGCCGACCAGAAATACGGCGTCCACAGGTGCGGGCGGCGCTCCTCAGCGCGGCAGATCATGTTGTGGGCCGCGACCTCGGCCTGCGCGACCGCGTTGCCCCAGTGCTCCAGGGACAGGAACCGGTAGCCGAACAGCGGATGCGGGGAGCGGGCGACGTCTCCCGCGACGAACACATCGTCGGCGACGATGCCCCGTACGTCGAAGGCCCGGCAGCCCGCGTCGCAGGCGATCCCGCGAGGCCCCGCGGCCAGCCCGGATCCCGCGAGCCATTCGGTGTTGCGCGTCGCCCCCAGGGCGACGACGGCCACCTCCGCGTCCACCGTGCCGCCGTCCGAGAAGTGGGCCCGCCGCAGCCTTCCCACACCGTCGCCTTCGAGCCCGGTGACCATCACCCCGCAGCGCAGGTCGACGCCGTGCTGGTGCTGCAGCTCGGCGGCCACGTCGCCGATCACGCTGCCCAGGGCGCCCGACAGGGGGGCCGGGCCGCGTTCGGCGACGGTGACCGGCAGGTCCCGCTCGCGGCAGACGGAGGCGATCTCCGAGCCGGTGAATCCGGCACCGATCACCAGCACCCGGCTGGGCCCGGCCTTCAGCCGGTGTCTCAACCGGGTGGCGTCGTCCCTGGTCCGCAGCACGAAGACGCCGTCAAGACCGGCCTCCAGCTCGTTCGGCCACGGGCGGGAGCGCACCCCGGTGGCGATCAGCAGCCGGTCGTACTCCACCGACGTGCCATCGGCGAGAGCCACCCGCTTGGCCGACGGATCCAGGCCGGTCGCGGCGGCACCCAGCCGCCACTGCGCCTCGATCGCGCGGCTCCGGGGAAGGGCCGTATGGTCGGCCGGCACCCTGCCGAGCAGCACCTGTTTGGACAGCGGCGGACGGTCGTACGGCTCGTACGGCTCGTCACCGATCATGGTGAGGGTGCCGGTGAAGCCCTCCTCCCGGAGCGTCTCGGCGGCCCGCAGCCCCGCCAGGGAGGCACCCACGACGACGATGCGGCCCTCGCGCCTGAGCCGCTCCAGGGAACCGTCAACCGCCATCGGAGACACCCGCCCCCTCCGCGGTCCACGCCGCTCCCGCGCCCTCCACGGTGATGGCCTTGACCGGACAGGCCGCCTCCGCCCGCAGGACGTCCAGGCGCCGCGTGTCGTCGGGCTGCCCGTCGTACAGCAGCGCTTCCTCACCGTGCATCGCAAACACATCCGGCGCGAGGAAGGCGCACTGTGCGTAGCCCTGGCACCGGTTGAGATCGACGACAACTCTCATGACGCCTCCGCTTCACCGCGAGGTGACGGTCTCTCCCAGCATCGGAGAGCCCCCGGCGCGGCGCACATGCACCGGGTCAGACGGGCGGACGGCGGAGCCGTCGGCTGCCTGCCGCCCGTTCGCGGGCTCAGCGCTCGCGAACGGGCTCAGCAGCCTCGAAACGCGCTTCAGCGCTCGCGAACGTGCTCAGCGCTCGCGAACGTGCTCAGCGCTCGCGAACGTGCTCAGCGCTCGCGGTGGACCTTGTGCTGGGCGGCCTGGGCGCGCGGGCGGATGACCATCATGTCGATGTTCACATGCGAGGGGCGGGTGACCGCCCACTCGACCGTGTCGGCCACGTCATCGGCGGTCAGCGGCTCGGCCACGCCCTCGTAGACGGCCGCGGCCTGGGCCTCGTCGCCGCGGAAGCGGTTCACCGCGAACTCGTCCGTCCTGACCATGCCCGGGGCGATCTCGATCACCCGCACCGGCTCACCGCACAGCTCCAGGCGCAGGGTGGCCGCGATGGCGTGGGCGCCGTGCTTGGCCGCCACGTACCCGCCGCCGCCCTCGTACGCCACCTGGCCCGCCGTGGAGGACAGCACGACGATCGTGCCGTCGCCGGAGGCGGTGAGGGCGGGCAGCAGCGCCTGGGTCACCTGGAGCACGCCCACCACATTGACCTCGTACATCGCCCGCCAGTCGGCCGGGTCGGCGGTGGCGACGGGCTCGGCGCCGACCGCGCCGCCCGCGTTGTTCACCAGGACGTCGCAGCGGTCCAGAGCGGCGGCGAAGGACTCCACGGCGGCACGGTCGGTGACGTCCAGGACGTACGCCTCGGCCTCGTGCCCCGCCTCGGTCAGCTCGGCGGCGAGCGCGTCGACGCGCTCCTTACGGCGGGCGGCGAGGACGACGCGGTATCCGGCGGCGGCCAGGCGGCGCGCGGTCGCGGCGCCGATCCCGCTGCTCGCGCCGGTGATGACTGCGGTACGGGTGGTCATCGGCCCTCCTGTGACGACGTGGCGCAAACGGTGGTGCCTGCGCATGATCCATACGCAGGATATGACGGCCTGATTTACCTCCAACCGGGGGACTGAAGATCGGAATCCGCTAGCGGGCCCTGGGCTCGGGGAAGGGTGCAGTGCGTCCGGCGCGGCGCCGGTAATGGAGCACCCATGCCCAAGGAGTGAATTCAGGTAATGACGCAGCAGAGCAGATTCCTTCAGCGGTCTCGTCGTTCTTTCCGGCGCTGGGGCGTGGCCTCAGCGGGTGCCATCGCGGCTGCGGCCCTGGTCACCGGCGCTCCGGGAACCGCATGGGCCGCGGGCAGCACCCCCGAGCCGCACTCGTCGCCGAGCAACAAGTGCCACCAGGACCGGGCGCACGGCGACAGCAAGGGGCACCACGAGAACGGTCACCAGAACCCGAATGGCCGCCACGACGACAACGGGCATCAGGACCCGAACGGCCGCCACGACCACGTCCGGGACGACGAGGGCAGCCGTCACGACGAGGGCAGCCGTCACGACGAGGGCGGGCGGCACGACGAGGGCAGCCGTCACGACGAGGGCGGGCGGCACGAGGAGAGCGGCCAGCGCGAGGACAGTGGCCAGCACGAGGGCAGCGGCCGCTACGACGCGAACATGAACAGCGGTCGTGACGACCATGGGCGCCAGGAGGACAACGGCGGCCAGGAGAACAAGGAGAACGGAGGCCAGGAGAACGGCGGCCAGGAGAACAAGGAGAACGGCGGCCAGGAGAACAAGGAGAACAACGGCGGCCAGGAGGAGAGCGGCAGCCAGGACAACAGCCGGCGCGACGACAACGGGCGCCCGGAGATGAGCCACTACTTCCCCGGGAAGATCTGGCACGGCCCCCAGGGCCGCAGCATGGCGCGCCCCGAGCAGGCCGCGCAG is from Streptomyces hygroscopicus and encodes:
- a CDS encoding cytochrome P450 encodes the protein MTSVALLGQILDYANRADPYPLYAELRRTPVVRDESGPYLVSTYWEIHSLLHDPRVSSDVRNLAPEAKTAPAIEDPDLPPSFIRLDPPDHDRLRRLIMRTYGPPHAPRRVYGLHGEISGIVSELIDRFEGRDRIDLVDDFSYPFPVTVICRLLGVPQEDEQRFHGWADTVATAVEPLVGTPEEQQAHVRAVREARHQLAEYLSGLIAQRRRAPREDMISALATDRGADESPMSLPEMLSNLTLLLIAGHETTVNLITNGMLTLLRHPDTLKRLRADPDLVIPLVEELLRFEPPVQLLPERTTLDDIEIAGTTIPQGASLWLVPASGNRDPQRFPEPDRFIPDRPDNQHFGFGSGIHNCIGSPLARLEAQAALAELVRRLDNPRLVEDPPPYRHNAVLRGPRHLPIAFDGLSR
- a CDS encoding ferredoxin reductase, coding for MSPMAVDGSLERLRREGRIVVVGASLAGLRAAETLREEGFTGTLTMIGDEPYEPYDRPPLSKQVLLGRVPADHTALPRSRAIEAQWRLGAAATGLDPSAKRVALADGTSVEYDRLLIATGVRSRPWPNELEAGLDGVFVLRTRDDATRLRHRLKAGPSRVLVIGAGFTGSEIASVCRERDLPVTVAERGPAPLSGALGSVIGDVAAELQHQHGVDLRCGVMVTGLEGDGVGRLRRAHFSDGGTVDAEVAVVALGATRNTEWLAGSGLAAGPRGIACDAGCRAFDVRGIVADDVFVAGDVARSPHPLFGYRFLSLEHWGNAVAQAEVAAHNMICRAEERRPHLWTPYFWSAQFGVNIKSVGVPNMADQIIVSQGSLGEHRFTAAYGYQGRVIAAVTFDQAKWLEFYQRQIEQAAPFPPPFATVDRRTEGMRPVPAGFPDPSVPTHGPQVTVSGYSPTDQRVTFTPAGHGRQA
- a CDS encoding ferredoxin, translating into MRVVVDLNRCQGYAQCAFLAPDVFAMHGEEALLYDGQPDDTRRLDVLRAEAACPVKAITVEGAGAAWTAEGAGVSDGG
- a CDS encoding oxidoreductase, encoding MTTRTAVITGASSGIGAATARRLAAAGYRVVLAARRKERVDALAAELTEAGHEAEAYVLDVTDRAAVESFAAALDRCDVLVNNAGGAVGAEPVATADPADWRAMYEVNVVGVLQVTQALLPALTASGDGTIVVLSSTAGQVAYEGGGGYVAAKHGAHAIAATLRLELCGEPVRVIEIAPGMVRTDEFAVNRFRGDEAQAAAVYEGVAEPLTADDVADTVEWAVTRPSHVNIDMMVIRPRAQAAQHKVHRER